In the Danio rerio strain Tuebingen ecotype United States chromosome 8, GRCz12tu, whole genome shotgun sequence genome, one interval contains:
- the wnt5a gene encoding protein Wnt-5a (The RefSeq protein has 2 substitutions compared to this genomic sequence): protein MMLLKLKWTSSGVKDTPHTLLSIIITFCVFFMLEIVDANSWWSLAMNPLLIPEVYVIGGQPLCSQLSGLSKGQKKLCQLYQDHMQYIGEGAKTGIRECQHQFRHRRWNCSTVDNSTVLGRVMHIGSRESAFAFAISAAGVLHAVSRACREGALSSCGCSRASRPKDLPRDWLWGGCGDNLNYGYRFSREFVDAREREKTFSKGSAESARQMMNLHNNEAGRRIVSDLADVSCKCHGVSGSCSLKTCWLQLADFRKVGDVLKEKYDSAAAMRMNGRGKLVQMHSKFSPPSGQDLLYLQPSPDYCIRNSSSGSLGTQGRLCNKTSEGMDGCALMCCGRGYDQYKAELVERCHCKFHWCCYVRCKRCSSIVDQYVCK, encoded by the exons ATGATGCTGCTGAAGCTGAAGTGGACGAGCTCTGGAGTCAAAGACACTCCACACACActgctcttcatcatcatcaccttctGTGTCTTCTTCATGCTGGAGATCGTGGACGCAAACTCATGGTG GTCTCTGGCGATGAATCCTCTGCTGATTCCTGAAGTGTATGTGATCGGTGGTCAGCCGCTGTGCAGTCAGTTATCTGGACTCTCCAAGGGCCAGAAGAAGCTCTGCCAGCTCTACCAGGACCACATGCAGTACATCGGAGAAGGGGCAAAGACGGGCATCAGGGAGTGCCAGCACCAGTTCCGCCACCACCGCTGGAACTGCAGCACCGTCGACAACTCCACAGTGCTGGGCAGAGTCATGCACATCG GCAGCAGAGAGTCAGCATTCGCCTTCGCCATCAGTGCAGCAGGAGTCCTGCATGCAGTGAGCCGTGCCTGCAGAGAGGGGGCGCTGTCCAGCTGTGGCTGCAGCAGAGCCTCCAGACCCAAAGACCTGCCTCGTGACTGGCTATGGGGCGGCTGCGGAGACAACCTCAACTACGGCTACCGCTTCAGCAGAGAGTTCGTGGATGCCCGCGAGCGAGAGAAAACGTTCAGCAAGGGCTCCGCGGAGAGCGCCCGGCAGATGATGAACCTGCATAACAACGAGGCCGGACGCAGG ATAGTGTCAGATCTGGCTGACGTGTCGTGTAAGTGTCACGGTGTGTCCGGCTCCTGCAGTCTGAAGACCTGCTGGCTCCAGCTCGCTGATTTCCGCAAAGTAGGCGACGTTTTGAAGGAGAAATACGACAGCGCCGCCGCCATGAGGATGAACGGGCGTGGGAAACTGGTGCAGATGCACTCCAAATTCAGCCCTCCGTCAGGCCAGGACCTGCTGTACCTGCAGCCCAGCCCGGATTACTGCATCCGGAACAGCAGCTCTGGCTCTCTGGGCACGCAGGGGCGGCTCTGCAATAAGACGTCTGAGGGAATGGACGGCTGCGCGCTCATGTGCTGCGGACGCGGGTACGACCAGTACAAAGCGGAGCTGGTGGAGAGATGCCACTGCAAGTTCCACTGGTGCTGCTACGTGCGCTGCAAACGCTGCTCCAGCATCGTGGACCAGTACGTCTGCAAGTGA
- the wnt5a gene encoding protein Wnt-5a isoform X1 — MVFLQVMMLLKLKWTSSGVKDTPHTLLFIIITFCVFFMLEIVDANSWWSLAMNPLLIPEVYVIGGQPLCSQLSGLSKGQKKLCQLYQDHMQYIGEGAKTGIRECQHQFRHHRWNCSTVDNSTVLGRVMHIGSRESAFAFAISAAGVLHAVSRACREGALSSCGCSRASRPKDLPRDWLWGGCGDNLNYGYRFSREFVDAREREKTFSKGSAESARQMMNLHNNEAGRRIVSDLADVSCKCHGVSGSCSLKTCWLQLADFRKVGDVLKEKYDSAAAMRMNGRGKLVQMHSKFSPPSGQDLLYLQPSPDYCIRNSSSGSLGTQGRLCNKTSEGMDGCALMCCGRGYDQYKAELVERCHCKFHWCCYVRCKRCSSIVDQYVCK, encoded by the exons ATGGTGTTTCTTCAGGTTATGATGCTGCTGAAGCTGAAGTGGACGAGCTCTGGAGTCAAAGACACTCCACACACActgctcttcatcatcatcaccttctGTGTCTTCTTCATGCTGGAGATCGTGGACGCAAACTCATGGTG GTCTCTGGCGATGAATCCTCTGCTGATTCCTGAAGTGTATGTGATCGGTGGTCAGCCGCTGTGCAGTCAGTTATCTGGACTCTCCAAGGGCCAGAAGAAGCTCTGCCAGCTCTACCAGGACCACATGCAGTACATCGGAGAAGGGGCAAAGACGGGCATCAGGGAGTGCCAGCACCAGTTCCGCCACCACCGCTGGAACTGCAGCACCGTCGACAACTCCACAGTGCTGGGCAGAGTCATGCACATCG GCAGCAGAGAGTCAGCATTCGCCTTCGCCATCAGTGCAGCAGGAGTCCTGCATGCAGTGAGCCGTGCCTGCAGAGAGGGGGCGCTGTCCAGCTGTGGCTGCAGCAGAGCCTCCAGACCCAAAGACCTGCCTCGTGACTGGCTATGGGGCGGCTGCGGAGACAACCTCAACTACGGCTACCGCTTCAGCAGAGAGTTCGTGGATGCCCGCGAGCGAGAGAAAACGTTCAGCAAGGGCTCCGCGGAGAGCGCCCGGCAGATGATGAACCTGCATAACAACGAGGCCGGACGCAGG ATAGTGTCAGATCTGGCTGACGTGTCGTGTAAGTGTCACGGTGTGTCCGGCTCCTGCAGTCTGAAGACCTGCTGGCTCCAGCTCGCTGATTTCCGCAAAGTAGGCGACGTTTTGAAGGAGAAATACGACAGCGCCGCCGCCATGAGGATGAACGGGCGTGGGAAACTGGTGCAGATGCACTCCAAATTCAGCCCTCCGTCAGGCCAGGACCTGCTGTACCTGCAGCCCAGCCCGGATTACTGCATCCGGAACAGCAGCTCTGGCTCTCTGGGCACGCAGGGGCGGCTCTGCAATAAGACGTCTGAGGGAATGGACGGCTGCGCGCTCATGTGCTGCGGACGCGGGTACGACCAGTACAAAGCGGAGCTGGTGGAGAGATGCCACTGCAAGTTCCACTGGTGCTGCTACGTGCGCTGCAAACGCTGCTCCAGCATCGTGGACCAGTACGTCTGCAAGTGA